Genomic segment of Sodaliphilus pleomorphus:
CTGCCCATGCTCCAGTTGGGGTGGTTGAGAGCATCCTGCACCGTGGCTGTGGCCAGCCGCTCGCGTGGCCATGTGCGGAACGGGCCACCCGAGGCCGTGAGTATGAGCTTGCTCACGCTGTCGCGCTGTTCGCCCACCAGGCACTGGTAGAAGGCTCCGTGCTCCGAGTCGACGGGGTACAGGTGCGATTGCGACCGGGCTACAAGCTTGGTGATGAGGTCGCCCGCCACCACAAGTGTCTCTTTGTTGGCCAGCGCTATGTCTTTGCCTGCCTCTATGGCCTTGATTGTGGGCTCAAGGCCGCTGTAGCCCACCATGGCTGTGACCACAATGTCGACCGGTGGCTCGGCTGCGGCTTCGGCAATGGCCTTGCTACCGGCCATAACCTCGATGCCGCGAGGGGTCAAGGCTGATTTTACCTTGTCATACAAGGTCTCGTTGGCAATAACCACTGCGTGAGGTTTGAATTTCAAGGCTTGCTCGATGAGCAAGTCGGCGCTATTGTTGGCTACCAGGAGCCATGCTTTAAATAAGTGGGGGTATTCGGCAACGATGTCGAGCGTCTGTCGCCCTATCGAACCAGTGCTCCCCAGAATGGCGATATTTTTGATTGGTTTCACCTATTGTCGTTTATTAACTCACAAAGATAGTGCTTGACGGGCGCAATACAAAATAATAAACAAGATTTAAGATTTACTTCAAGCTCACGTGGTGCCCTGTGCAGGAGTAGCCGACTGCCTGCAATGCATCAAACACTGAAAACACGAAAACCGCTAACGATGTAATGTATGGGTGCGGCTGCAATGTGAAACACAATGCGCCCGCCTGTGGGGGCGAGCGCATGCTTGTGTGGGTGATATGTGTGAGTGTGCTGCGGCGGTTACTTCACAATGAGTTTCTTCACGGTCTTGTGGCCGTCGTTGTAGGTGGTGACCTTGATGTTCACGCCGGCAAAGGGCACATTGCTCACCTGGCCCGTGGTGCTGTAGTACACCACGCTCTGCGCCTGGCTCGAGGCGTCGACACTGGTCACGCTCGTCACCACGTTGCTGCCCACCACGGGCACCGTGAGCTGTGCCTCGGCCACATAGTAGGGTGTGGCAGTGGCATCGGCGCTCGCCACGGCAGCCTTGGCGGCCGTAGTGGTGGCGGGCACGCAGTAGATGCGCACATAGTAGGTCACGTCGAAGTTGTCGAAGCCGTCGTTTTCCTTCACGCTGCGGGCGCCGAAGTAGTCGGCAATGGGTATCCACACCTTTTGCTGGCCGTCTTCGGTCTCACTGATGGCCGTCTGAAGGGTCTCGCCCGCGTTGCTGGCGTCGAAGCTCATGTTGCCGTTCTCGTCGACGTTGACCGTGAGCGGGTGGCCCTTTTGGTCAAGACGCTTCTGGTAGGCTGCCACATCGGTTCCCTCCATGGCCACGTCGTCGGGCGTGGAGCGCCAAATGCGGTATTTCACCGGGCGCAGCGTTGAGGGCACAATGGCTTGCAGGCTCAGCGGCACCTTGTAGTAGCGGCCCGTGACGCCGTTGTGGCTGAATGCGAAGTTGCTCGTCTCGACGCTGCTGCCGTCGGCAAGTTTGGCTGTCACGCCCACGCGCTGCACCGTCACGATGGGGGCGCCGTAGGTGTTCTGGGCCGTGGCGTCGAGCGTGCCGTCGAGGCTGTAGCGGTTGGTCCATATCACGGGCACCATGCGGCGGGCATAGGTGCTGGCGTCGCTCGCTTGCATGGCGGTCTCGTCGGCAATCTTGGCCCCGTCGGCCGTGTTCACCGTGTTGAGGAAGTTGCCGCTCTCGAACACGTCGTAGCGGTCGCTGCCGCTCATGTTGGCGTAGCCCGTCTCGTCCTGTGCGCGCTTGTCCTCGGTGCTGGGATAGGCGTTGCGGTCAAGCTCCAGGCGGTACACCTTGTAGTAGTTGATGTCGCGGTCGTCCTCCAGGCTCAGGGTCACGGCAGGCTTGGAGCTGTCGAGCGTGCCGCGGTCGATGGTATTGAGCACGTGGTCGGCCTCGACCTGCGCGGCGGTGAAGGTCTGGTTGTTGTCGCCCACCGTGGTCTTGTACACCTCGACAGGCACAGCCGTGCTGTAGAAGTAGTCCACCCCGTAGGGGTTGGCCTCCTTGTCGGTCTTGATGCCGTCCCACAGGTAGCGCACGTCGTAGGTGTAGCGGCCGGGCTGCTGGTTCTGGCTCGTGGAGGCCGAGAACTGGTCCCACACCTCCAGCTTGCCGAAGTTGATCTTGCCGTCGGTGCTGCCCGTGGCCACCACAAAGTGGGTGCTGTTGTCGCTGGGGCCGTATACAGCCGACTTCTGCAGGTGATCCTGGTTGCTGTGGGTCATGGCGTAGGTGTAGCCCTTGTCGCCGTCTTTGACAAACTTGTAGATCGTGGCCACAAGCGCCTCTTGGGCTTTGCCGTCGGTGGCGGTCCAGTGGCGGTAGAGCTCCATGCGGGCGTTGGGCTTGGTGAGTTGGGTCTCGGTGATGTAGGTGCCGGTGGCGTTCGAAACGTCGAGGTGGTTGCAGTACACGTTGCGCTGCTCGTTGAGGCGGTAGTCGCTCACGGGGCGCACGTTGAGGCCCAACTGCAGGCGCTGGTTGGGGTCGAGACCGGGCACCTCGACCAGATCCTCGTTGGAGGCAACAGGCGTGAACTCACCCTCAAGCGGTGCACCCTCGACCACGTAGCGAATGATGCGCCCTTTCTCCTCCTTGTCGACGGTGTAGGTGTAGTGGTAGTTGCCCTGGGCGTCGGGGGCATCGGCGAAGTCCTGCTTGAGCAGGGTGCGGTTGCCGGCATCGTCGACGATATAGAGATTGAACTTCTGCGGGATCACGTTGCCCGTCGCTGCGTTCAGGTTCGACGACCAGGTGAGGGTGATGTCCCACTTGTTCTTCTCGCTGGCGTTTTGCGTGCCCGCAGCCTTGAGCGGGATGCTGAGCATGGCCACAGCCGGAGCATAAGAAGGATTGTAGCAGTTGAACGAGCCATAGCTGTCTCTCGCGCTCCAATTTTCAAGTCGCCTGTCGGGGATAAAGAAGACCATGTTGTTGACTGAGTGTTCCTCATAGGTTGCTGCCATGTTGAACTGGTGGCTATTATCGATGACGCTGCCACAGTCGTGCTGCACCTTGTAGTCGTTTCCGTTCTTCATCTTCACCCAAACGTCGGTGATCTGGGTCGAGCTGTTTACGTCTTCGGGGCTATATTCCTCGTAGAGGCCGAAGTGAGGCGCAAACGACCAGGTTCGGCCAGTGTCAGCAACTCTGCGTGCCCTGCCCTTGGAAATGAAGTAGAAACTCGAGGCCGTGCCGCTGGTTTTGTACAAGGCACCCGTCTTAGCGATGCCGTCGCCCTTGGCATAGTATTTTCCCTGGGTGAGCAAGACGACTTCTTCTATGTCGCTTGACAGGCCGTTGACAAGGGCGTCATAGGTCGTAGCAAATGCCGAAGCATCGGTTGGATTACGCTTCACCTTGACCAGGAGTGTGGTGTAGCCCTCATCGTCGGGTGTGTAGTCGCCATAGTGTCCTATCACTTTGCCAGCAGCATCCTTGACCTCGAGGGGCGTGGGAATATCGTAGATCGTGCGAATGTCATTGTTGTCTTCGAACCTGTCGGTGAGCGAATGACCTGGCCACGACTTGCTGTCGAGGGCGGCGTCGGTGATGGTATAACAAACAACTCCAGTATCGGGCAACTCAACGTTGGCGCTGCTGTAACCCACCTTCTTGATGCCGGGCACCTTCTTGTTGATGAAGATTTCGCGCAGCAGGGCCACGATGTGGCGCGGGTCGGTGGCCGGGTCGGCAATGCTGTTTGTGTGCCTCACGCCCTCGGCATCGGTCCAGTTGAAGGTGATGGCCTGGGCCTCGGCAAGCGTCAGGATCTTCATGTTGGAATTGGTAGCCTCGACCCGGGCAGGCGCCTGCAATGGGGATGTCGAAGCCAGGGCTTGTGTTGAAAATGTAGCCACGCTCACCGCAAGCAAGAGCGAGGCAAAAACGTAGAATTTTCTCATCACTGACTAAAAAAAATTATTATTAAAACGAGTTAAATAAAAGTTTATGGAGTAGTAGCTGTTGATGTCTAATCCAAAGTCTTGAACTCAGGTTAAGCATGAAAGGCTTCCCTACTTTTCCTAATTGGGGTGCAAAGGTAAGAAGAAACTATGTGTATTGCAAGCGATTAAAGAAATTTAATCATTAAAAAACAAAAATTTAAACAAAACATGGACATGCTTGGGGCTATTTGGAAATGAAAATCGGATATTTTGGCATTTTAAGTCTTTTATTCTAATAAAAACAGCTAATTTTGTAAATATGAAACGAGCGATGAAATATATGGTTCTGGTCGTGTTGCTGCTTTCGGCAACGGGGATGCTCGGCGCCTGCTCGCGTGCCGTGTTCTATGAGGATGGCGACTTCGACTACGACGACGATGCGCAACAGGAGATGCGCATGCTCAACAGCGAGATCGACAACGATGACCAGTGGCACGAGTAAGCGTCATTTGGCCAAGTAAAATTTCCCCCTTTGTTCAACTATGA
This window contains:
- a CDS encoding 1-deoxy-D-xylulose-5-phosphate reductoisomerase; the protein is MKPIKNIAILGSTGSIGRQTLDIVAEYPHLFKAWLLVANNSADLLIEQALKFKPHAVVIANETLYDKVKSALTPRGIEVMAGSKAIAEAAAEPPVDIVVTAMVGYSGLEPTIKAIEAGKDIALANKETLVVAGDLITKLVARSQSHLYPVDSEHGAFYQCLVGEQRDSVSKLILTASGGPFRTWPRERLATATVQDALNHPNWSMGSKITIDSATMMNKGFEMIEAKWLYGVSQHDIEIVVHPQSIVHSMVEFVDGSIKAQLGLPDMHLPIRYALGLPGRLPSDCRKMTVDDYCSLTFERPDYDKFPLLTTAYKAADRGGNVPCVMNAANEIAVAQFLHGNIKFNDIYNIIEKTMAWAPYIEQPTYEDYVATNAEARRYASTLI